The genome window GGAAGCGTGCTGACACGTCCGGCCTGGTTTATGGATGTGGCACAGCAGGGCGAAGGGATTGTGGACGTAACCACGCACTTGGTTGATCTGGTGCAATGGGAGTGTTTTCCAGAGCAAACGATTGATTACCTGAAAGATATTAATCTAACATCGGCGCGGCGCTGGACAACGGATATGACGTTGAGCCAGTTCAAAGCCATCACCAAGCAGGATGCTTTCCCGGATTACCTCAAGAAGGATGTGACCAAAGACAGTGTTTTACAGGTGTATTGCAATGGCGAAATCAATTACCAGCTTCGGGGCGTACACGCCAAAGTATCGGTGATTTGGGCCTATAAAGCACCCGAGGGAACGGGCGATACGCACTATTCCATCATGCGCGGCACCAAAGCCAATCTGATTATTCGCCAGGGCGCGGCCCAGCAGTATAAACCAACGCTGTATATTGAACCAGTAGCGGGCAACACAACTTTGGAAGCCTCTTTGACGAAGTCTCTGCCAGCGATCAAACAGGAGTTTCCGGGTGTTGACGTCAAAAAATCGGGGGCCGGTTGGGAAGTGATTATCCCGGAAAAATACAAAGAAGGCCACGAGGCGCATTTTGGGCGGGTGGCGCAGAAATACATGGAATACCTGAAAGCGGGCAAGCTGCCGGAATGGGAAGTACCCAACATGATTTCCAAATACTACACCACCACACAAGCCCTGGAACTAGCGAAAAAAACCAAAAGTGCAGTAGCTAAAAAGTAACAGACCGGGACCGAATGGGCTCATAGCTTATTCGGTCCCTTTGCTGGATTCCTGAAACGCTCATTTACTCATTCGCTCTTTCCTCCCTTCATTCTTTCACTCATCCCCACTTTCGCTCTTTAAAATGAAAGAATCACAAGCCAATCGGCGTCAGTTTATTAAAGAATCGTTTGCAACAGCGGCTGGTTTGACAGGCATGGCTGCCTTGCCTGTGGAATCGCTCGGCGCTCCGGCAATCAGATCCACTTCCCCGCTGGCGGATGCGCACGGGAGAACCATTCAAAAGCCGACAGCCGCTCGGATTCGGTTTTCGGTAATCGGGCTGAACCACGGGCATATCAACGGGCAGGTTGATGCTGTAACGGCGGGAGGCGGTCAGCTGGTTTCGTTCTATGCCAAAGAGCCAGATCTGGCGGCGGCTTTTGCCAAACGCTACCCGCAGGCCAAACAGGCAGGCAGCGAAAAAGAAATTCTGGAAGACCAGTCAATTCAACTGGTCGTCAGCGCCTCCATCCCCGACGAACGGGCTCCGCTTGGCGTGCGGGTTATGCGGGCCGGGAAAGATTATATGGTTGATAAACCGGGTATTACGAGTCTGGAGCAACTTGCCGAAGTGCGTCGGGTGCAGAAAGATACCAAGCGTATTTTCTCGATCATGTACAGTGAGCGTTTTGGCAACCGGGCCACGGTCAAGGCGGGTGAACTCGTAAAAGCCGGGGCAATCGGCCAGGTGATTCAGACCATTGGGCTAGGTCCACACCAGATGAACCCCAAATCGCGGCCCGACTGGTTTTTTGACCGCAAACGCTTCGGCGGCATTATCTGCGACATTGGCTCCCACCAGTGTGACCAATTTCTGTTCTTTACCGGCTCAACCAAGGCTGAAGTGGTGGCTGCGCAAGCGGGCAACGTGCATCATCCGCAGTACCCGAAGTTCGAGGATTTTGGCGATCTGATGCTGCGCGGCGATGCCGGAACGGGTTACATTCGGGTAGACTGGTTTACGCCGGACGGTTTAAAAACCTGGGGTGATGGGCGTCTGACAATTCTGGGTACGGATGGATTTATCGAACTCCGGAAAAACGTGGACATTGCCGGACGAAGCGGTGGAAATCACCTGATTCTGGTCGATCAGAAAGAGACGCGTTACATCGACTGTAGCAAACAACCGCTTCCGTATGGCGAGCAACTGGTGGATGATATTCTGAATCGGACCGAAACGGCCATGTCGCAGGCGCATTGTTTTCTGGCGACTGAACTAGCCCTGAAAGCGCAAAAGCAGGCACAGAACCCAACGCTTAAGCAATAAGTCCCTATGCGAAAAAATCGATGTGCAAACGTAGGAGTACTCGGGCTAATCTTTTGGCTGTTGACCGCTGGTCTTGGCTGGTCCAAAGATGGTGTTAACTGGAAGAAAGTCAGTGTGCTAGTGTATACTAAAAACGGGAAAGGATATGTTCATGACAATATACCCAACGCCGTGCAATGCATCCAGAAGTTAGGAAAACAACACGGGTTTAAAGTCGATGTTTCGGACGAGCCAGCGGTTTTTTCGGAAGAGAATCTTAAAAAATACACGCTGCTTATTTTCCCGAGTACCAACAACGACGTATTTGACACCGACGCGCAGCGGCTGGCTTTCCGGCGGTATATCGAAGCGGGGGGCGGCTTTGTTGGCATCCATTCCGTCATGGGAACGGAGCGGAACTGGACCTGGTTCAAGCGGATGCTGGGCGGCACGTTTGCCTGGCATCCGCGTTTTCAGAAGCTTAAGATTGACGTAATCGACCCGAAACACCCTTCGATGGAAGGCTTGCCCCGTGTCTGGGAAAAAGAAGACGAGTGTTATTTTGCCAAGGAAATGTCGCCAGGTCCAACGGTGATCATGGCCCACGATCTGACTTCGCTCGACCAGGCTGAAGCGGAGAAAATTAAAACGTTTGGTGGGTCGTATACCGCACTGTACCCCGCCGCCTGGTATTACAACTTCGACGGTGGGTATACCTGGTGTACCGCCTTGGGTCACCACAAAAAAGACTACGAAGACCCGCTTTTTGTCCAGCACATTTTTCAGGGCATTCGCTACGTAGCTGGCCAGGTCGGGAAGGTAGATTTTGGCAAAGCGTACGCGGATTCGAGAGACACACCCATTCGGTGAAACACGGTGGCTAAGAAATAAGTACCTCGTTTTTTAACGCCCGTTGCTGGTCAAAATCCTGAATGTTTTGCAGGGTAGTCTGCGCAATACCCTGCAAGGCATTTTGGGTAAAAAAGGCTTGATGACCCGTGATCAGCACGTTAGGAAACGTCAGCAAGCGCATGAAGGCATCATCTTTAATGACCGTGCTGGACAAATCTTCGAAGAATAAATCGCCTTCTTCTTCATACACATCCAGGCCCAGGTAGCCAATGTGCTCGCTTTTGAGCGCTTCGATGGCGGCTTGGGTGTCAATCAACGCGCCCCGCCCCGTATTGATCAGCATAACGCCTTTCTTCATTTGCTGGATGGTTTTTTCGTTGATAATGTGGTGGGTTTCCGGCGTGAGGGGGCAGTGGAGCGAAAGAATATCGGATTCGCTAAAGAGCTGGTCCAGCGACACATACTCGATACCGATTTCGTGAGCTTCATCATCCTGAACCAAGTCATAAGCAAGAACCTGGCAGCCAAAACCTTTCAGAATGCGGGCCGTCACGTTACCAATTTTTCCTAACCCCAGCAAACCAACCGTGCGTTGGTAGAGGTCAAAACCCATCAACCCAT of Tellurirhabdus bombi contains these proteins:
- a CDS encoding putative oxidoreductase C-terminal domain-containing protein — translated: MKLLPAVGSLFMATLIAACQSSDKKDDDTIRLITLDPGHFHAALVQKTMFDGVDSVVHVYAPEGSDVQLHLDKIQGFNTRTEDPTHWKEEVYRGPDFLEKMLADKAGNVVVMAGNNRLKTDYIQKSVAAGFNVLADKPMTIDGANFQKLKDAFETAKQKNVLLYDIMTERYEISTMLQRAFSQQLDVFGTLEKGTPENPAVTKESVHHFYKNVSGSVLTRPAWFMDVAQQGEGIVDVTTHLVDLVQWECFPEQTIDYLKDINLTSARRWTTDMTLSQFKAITKQDAFPDYLKKDVTKDSVLQVYCNGEINYQLRGVHAKVSVIWAYKAPEGTGDTHYSIMRGTKANLIIRQGAAQQYKPTLYIEPVAGNTTLEASLTKSLPAIKQEFPGVDVKKSGAGWEVIIPEKYKEGHEAHFGRVAQKYMEYLKAGKLPEWEVPNMISKYYTTTQALELAKKTKSAVAKK
- a CDS encoding Gfo/Idh/MocA family protein — encoded protein: MKESQANRRQFIKESFATAAGLTGMAALPVESLGAPAIRSTSPLADAHGRTIQKPTAARIRFSVIGLNHGHINGQVDAVTAGGGQLVSFYAKEPDLAAAFAKRYPQAKQAGSEKEILEDQSIQLVVSASIPDERAPLGVRVMRAGKDYMVDKPGITSLEQLAEVRRVQKDTKRIFSIMYSERFGNRATVKAGELVKAGAIGQVIQTIGLGPHQMNPKSRPDWFFDRKRFGGIICDIGSHQCDQFLFFTGSTKAEVVAAQAGNVHHPQYPKFEDFGDLMLRGDAGTGYIRVDWFTPDGLKTWGDGRLTILGTDGFIELRKNVDIAGRSGGNHLILVDQKETRYIDCSKQPLPYGEQLVDDILNRTETAMSQAHCFLATELALKAQKQAQNPTLKQ
- a CDS encoding ThuA domain-containing protein translates to MRKNRCANVGVLGLIFWLLTAGLGWSKDGVNWKKVSVLVYTKNGKGYVHDNIPNAVQCIQKLGKQHGFKVDVSDEPAVFSEENLKKYTLLIFPSTNNDVFDTDAQRLAFRRYIEAGGGFVGIHSVMGTERNWTWFKRMLGGTFAWHPRFQKLKIDVIDPKHPSMEGLPRVWEKEDECYFAKEMSPGPTVIMAHDLTSLDQAEAEKIKTFGGSYTALYPAAWYYNFDGGYTWCTALGHHKKDYEDPLFVQHIFQGIRYVAGQVGKVDFGKAYADSRDTPIR
- a CDS encoding 2-hydroxyacid dehydrogenase; protein product: MKITFFSSKAYDTHFFTEMNEPFGYELSFLDVHLNQTTASLVQDSEVVCAFVNDKVDETVVRKLRDQGVQLLALRCAGFNNVDLSACHEAGIRVVRVPAYSPYSVAEHTIALILTLNRKTHRAYNRVKEGNFSLNGLMGFDLYQRTVGLLGLGKIGNVTARILKGFGCQVLAYDLVQDDEAHEIGIEYVSLDQLFSESDILSLHCPLTPETHHIINEKTIQQMKKGVMLINTGRGALIDTQAAIEALKSEHIGYLGLDVYEEEGDLFFEDLSSTVIKDDAFMRLLTFPNVLITGHQAFFTQNALQGIAQTTLQNIQDFDQQRALKNEVLIS